Proteins encoded in a region of the Hippopotamus amphibius kiboko isolate mHipAmp2 chromosome 11, mHipAmp2.hap2, whole genome shotgun sequence genome:
- the LOC130830850 gene encoding putative olfactory receptor 2I1 has product MKIRIKTELMLLFCADIRANLSTEERFLLLGFSDWPSLQPVFFALVLLGYLLTLTGNSALVLLATRDPRLHTPMYYFLCHLALVDAGCTTSVVPPLLANLCGRALWLERGGCLAQLCASLALGSAECVLLAVMALDRAAAVCRPLRYAGLASPRLCRALAAASWLGGLANSAAQTALLAARPLCAPRRVDHFTCELPALLQRACGGGGGGGGQDSSERQMFAARVVILLLPSAVILDSYGAVARAVWGMRTRGSRRKAVGTCGSHLTAVCLFYGSAIYTYLQPTHSYNQRRGKFISLFYTVVTPALNPLIYTLRNKEVKGAARRLLGGLGRAQTGH; this is encoded by the exons atgaagatTAGGATTAAAACAGAGTTAATGCTGCTGTTCTGTGCTGATATCAGG GCCAACCTCAGCACAGAGGAACGCTTCCTCCTCCTGGGTTTCTCCGACTGGCCCTCCCTGCAGCCTGTCTTCTTCGCCCTTGTCCTCCTCGGCTACCTCCTGACCCTGACGGGCAACTCGGCGCTCGTGCTGCTGGCGACGCGCGACCCGCGCCTGCACACGCCCATGTACTACTTCCTCTGCCACCTGGCCCTGGTGGACGCGGGCTGCACCACGAGCGTGGTGCCTCCTCTGCTGGCCAACCTTTGCGGCCGGGCGCTGTGGCTGGAGCGCGGCGGCTGCCTGGCCCAGCTGTGCGCGTCGCTGGCGCTGGGCTCGGCCGAGTGCGTCCTGCTGGCGGTGATGGCTCTGGACCGCGCGGCCGCCGTGTGCCGCCCGCTGCGCTACGCCGGGCTCGCCTCGCCGCGCCTCTGCCGCGCGCTGGCCGCTGCCTCCTGGCTCGGCGGCCTCGCCAACTCTGCGGCGCAAACGGCGCTGCTGGCCGCTCGGCCGCTGTGCGCGCCCCGCCGGGTGGACCACTTCACCTGCGAGCTGCCCGCGCTGCTCCAGCGGgcctgcggcggcggcggcggcggcggcggccaggACTCCAGCGAGCGCCAGATGTTTGCTGCCCGCGTGGTCATCCTGCTGCTGCCGTCCGCCGTCATCCTGGACTCCTATGGCGCCGTGGCCCGCGCTGTATGGGGCATGAGGACCAGAGGGAGCCGCAGGAAAGCGGTGGGCACCTGTGGGTCCCACCTGACAGCCGTCTGCCTCTTCTATGGCTCAGCCATCTACACCTACCTGCAACCCACTCACAGCTACAACCAGCGGCGGGGCAAGTTCATTTCGCTTTTCTACACGGTAGTCACACCCGCCCTCAACCCACTCATCTACACCCTCAGGAATAAGGAAGTGAAGGGGGCAGCGAGGAGGCTCCTGGGGGGTCTGGGGAGGGCGCAAACTGGACACTAA